The sequence TATTGGTCAGACAGCAACATCAGGTATTGTATCTGCTCTTGGCCGCAGTGGCCTAAATTTAGAGGGACTGGAGAACTTTATTCAGACTGATGCATCCATCAATCGCGGTAATTCCGGTGGTGCACTGGTGAATCTAAACGGTGAGCTAATAGGCATTAACACTGCCATTCTAGCTCCGGGGGGCGGTAATATTGGCATTGGTTTCGCTATCCCCAGTAATATTGTTAAGAACCTGAGTCAACAATTAATGGAATATGGTGAAGTAAAACGCGGCCAGTTGGGGATTAAAGGCACGGAGATGACTGCCGATATCGCTAAAGCTTTTAATATAGATGCTCAGCGTGGCGCATTCGTCAGCGAAGTATTACCAAATTCAGCTGCTGCTAAAGCTGGTATAAAAGCTGGCGATATAATTATTTCGGTGGCAGATAAACCAATTCAAAGTTTCGCCGAACTACGGGTTAAGGTAGGTACAACTGCACCAGGCAAAACCATCAAACTTGGACTATTGCGTAATGGCAAGACTAAAACAGCGTTAGTGATACTGGATGATAGTGCGTCCGCAACCACGAGTGAAGATATTATCACCCCAGCGTTAAAAGGGGCTTCTCTTAGCAACGGTAGATTGAAAGACGGCACCAAGGGCGTTCAGGTAGAGGATATCGTGAAAGACTCACCAGCTGCCGCTATCGGATTACAAAAAGGCGATGTTATAGTCGGCTTGAATCGTGAACGAGTACAAAACCTGGCAAAACTACGCAAGTTGTTAGAGGCCAAACCGGCAGTAATGGCACTAAATATTGTACGCGGCGAAGCAAATATTTTCCTATTACTGCGCTAATTTTATGAAAACTGACTCCTATCTAGGTGTCAGTTTTACTGCTGTTTGTTTACTAATTCTACATTATACTTGTTTATTCCCCTGCGTTCAGCAATGGTTTATTGTTGTTATAACTATTAAACTATTATTAATTAGTGGTACTACCGTTAGTATATATAATTAACAAATACAAGTCCTCGCTGTCTAAGACACGGTAATACGATCGTATGCATATGTCTCCATTGTTAAGATCAACATCGCAACATTTTATCACTTGTTGCTATCACGCTGCCACTCTTCAGGAGTATAAGCTTTTATCGATAATGCGTGGATGCGATTATCGGCAATATATTCCATCAGCGGCAAATAAATCATCTGCTGTTTTTTAACTAGGCTCATACCAGAGAACTGTGCACTGACCGCAATAACCTGAAAATGGCTACCATTGCGACTTATGTGTACTTCTTCCAGTACCAGAGCTTTCATCAGTACCTCTTTAATTGTACTTATTTCCATATAAAAACTGTATTTTAGAAGCAAAAAATAGACTGTTATCTTAGCGTAATCCATAGCTATCGGAAAGATGTAAAATCAACAAACAGTTTTTATGAGGGTATTATTATCATGGTTCACTCCAGTGTTGCTAAAATGCACATAAGATGAAGTACTGGTTCAGTCAGACATTGCAAGATCTGCTTAAAGTATTTTGCAAAAAAAATGGCGCTAAGTAATTTACAATACAACAAACGCATCGGTAATAAGAATATTTTTATTGACTCATACGGCTATAATAGTAGAATAACTGAGAGTTAGCTATAAGCTACGTTTAAGCATGTAATAAGCGGGAATAGCTCAGTGGTAGAGCACAACCTTGCCAAGGTTGGGGTCGCGAGTTCGAGTCTCGTTTCCCGCTCCAAGTTTCTGATCGCAGAAAACACAGCATATCTTAGTCAGTTTGTTATTTAGTTTAAACTATGGCTAATTGATCTC is a genomic window of Candidatus Moranella endobia PCIT containing:
- the degQ gene encoding serine endoprotease DegQ; protein product: MMKTALLFNVLALSIGLSVIPVSVPRAAVPVARARPSIPSLAPMLAKVLPAVVSVHVEGSQQVRRPMLPKEFKYFFGPDIPGGNSGTRPFEGLGSGVIINSARGYVITNNHVVNGAEKIKVQINDGREFDAKLIGHDEQTDLALLQLSSQKNLIEVIIADSDALKVGDFAVAVGNPFGIGQTATSGIVSALGRSGLNLEGLENFIQTDASINRGNSGGALVNLNGELIGINTAILAPGGGNIGIGFAIPSNIVKNLSQQLMEYGEVKRGQLGIKGTEMTADIAKAFNIDAQRGAFVSEVLPNSAAAKAGIKAGDIIISVADKPIQSFAELRVKVGTTAPGKTIKLGLLRNGKTKTALVILDDSASATTSEDIITPALKGASLSNGRLKDGTKGVQVEDIVKDSPAAAIGLQKGDVIVGLNRERVQNLAKLRKLLEAKPAVMALNIVRGEANIFLLLR
- the ibaG gene encoding BolA family iron metabolism protein IbaG translates to MEISTIKEVLMKALVLEEVHISRNGSHFQVIAVSAQFSGMSLVKKQQMIYLPLMEYIADNRIHALSIKAYTPEEWQRDSNK